From a region of the Leptospira montravelensis genome:
- a CDS encoding anticodon nuclease: MSHTLAEIARQLKDSDKKVQLIYAFNGVGKTRLSREFKQLIAPKSETEEEETGPWLAREKILYYNAFTEDLFYWDNDLENDSEPKLKIQPNTFTNWIIKDQGQDQKIIANFQRYTHEKLTPRFNEEYITTDKDGREITVKANSEVTFSMQRGDDRDNDKLKISKGEESNFVWSVFFTMLAQVINVLNVPEPTDRDTNDFDELEYVFIDDPVSSLDENHLIELAVNLASLIKSSLSKVKFIVTTHNPLFYNVLYNELSNKTCYFLERYEDETFALSEKKGDSNKSFSYHLFLRQTIEQAIVDNQIQKYHFTLLRNLYEKTSNFLGYREWKELLPNEKQSYYNRIIQFTSHSTLSNEAVAEPSLEEKQIVTFLLKHLLTNYGYFQEETQNG; this comes from the coding sequence ATGAGTCACACACTTGCCGAAATTGCGCGGCAGCTAAAAGATAGCGATAAAAAGGTGCAGTTGATTTACGCTTTCAATGGAGTCGGAAAAACTCGTTTGTCACGAGAATTTAAACAGCTAATTGCTCCGAAATCGGAAACCGAGGAAGAGGAAACAGGGCCTTGGTTAGCGCGTGAAAAAATTCTATATTACAATGCCTTTACGGAAGATCTGTTTTATTGGGACAATGATTTAGAAAACGATTCGGAACCAAAGTTAAAGATACAGCCAAATACGTTTACGAATTGGATTATCAAAGACCAAGGGCAGGATCAAAAAATCATTGCTAATTTTCAGCGATATACTCATGAGAAATTAACTCCTCGGTTTAACGAAGAATATATAACGACAGACAAAGACGGTCGAGAAATTACGGTAAAGGCAAATTCCGAAGTTACATTTTCAATGCAACGCGGAGATGATAGGGACAATGACAAACTAAAAATTTCCAAAGGAGAAGAAAGTAATTTTGTTTGGAGTGTTTTTTTTACAATGCTCGCCCAAGTCATTAACGTATTAAATGTACCAGAACCTACCGATCGAGATACTAACGATTTTGATGAATTAGAGTATGTATTTATTGATGATCCAGTTAGTTCATTGGACGAAAATCACTTGATCGAGTTAGCGGTTAATTTAGCTAGCTTAATCAAATCAAGTTTGTCGAAAGTTAAGTTTATTGTTACAACTCATAATCCTTTATTTTATAATGTTCTCTATAATGAACTTAGCAATAAAACCTGTTATTTTTTAGAAAGATATGAGGATGAAACCTTTGCTCTTTCGGAAAAGAAAGGTGACTCAAATAAAAGTTTTTCGTATCATTTATTTTTAAGACAAACAATTGAACAAGCAATTGTCGATAACCAGATACAAAAATACCATTTTACGCTTTTGCGCAATTTATATGAGAAAACTTCTAATTTTTTAGGTTATAGAGAATGGAAAGAGCTCCTGCCCAACGAAAAACAGTCTTACTACAATCGTATCATTCAATTTACGAGTCATTCCACATTATCCAATGAAGCTGTTGCAGAACCAAGTCTAGAAGAAAAGCAAATAGTCACATTTTTACTAAAACATTTGCTAACCAATTATGGATACTTTCAAGAGGAGACGCAAAATGGTTGA
- a CDS encoding DJ-1/PfpI family protein: MKKVLLLLAKGFESFEASVFIDVIGWNLVDGDKTTKLYTCAFQKEVEGSFGVKFKVDYLISEVDINEFDALAIPGGFEEYGFYEEAYHPDFLELIHNFNKQNKIIASICVGALPIAKSGVLHRQTEQKTVLEYSHF; this comes from the coding sequence ATGAAAAAAGTATTACTCTTACTCGCCAAAGGGTTCGAATCTTTTGAAGCCAGTGTTTTCATTGATGTCATCGGCTGGAACTTAGTTGATGGAGACAAAACAACAAAACTTTATACCTGTGCTTTCCAAAAGGAAGTGGAAGGTTCGTTTGGTGTTAAATTCAAAGTGGATTATTTAATCAGCGAAGTGGACATAAACGAATTTGATGCTTTAGCCATACCTGGTGGGTTTGAAGAATATGGTTTTTATGAAGAAGCATACCACCCAGATTTTTTAGAGTTGATTCACAATTTTAACAAACAAAATAAAATCATTGCTTCCATTTGTGTGGGGGCACTGCCTATCGCCAAGTCAGGTGTTCTGCACCGCCAAACAGAACAAAAAACTGTATTAGAATACTCTCATTTCTAA
- a CDS encoding DUF2167 domain-containing protein has product MKNLKTLLIGLLISFSPLSAEDDVLKKINNLKYQTGNVTIGDKLATVKVPKGFKFLDAKQSQFVLHDVWGNPLNEGILGMLFKADQSPISDNFTYAISYSFSEDGYVSDSDANEINYDDLLKSMKEDISEGNEDRKKEGYPTLELIGWANKPFYDANSKKLHWAKEIKFEGEEVNTLNYNIRILGRKGILELNAISDIQKLNLVQKDIPAIIASTEFNDGEKYADYSPGVDKLAAYGIGGLIAGKVLAKAGFFALLLKFWKIIAIGAVAALGVLKKLFTKKADNSSVE; this is encoded by the coding sequence ATGAAAAATCTAAAAACACTACTCATCGGACTCTTGATTTCTTTTTCGCCATTGTCCGCCGAAGATGATGTTCTTAAAAAAATTAACAATCTCAAATACCAAACGGGAAACGTAACCATCGGAGACAAACTTGCTACTGTCAAAGTTCCGAAAGGTTTTAAATTTTTGGACGCAAAACAAAGCCAATTTGTTTTACACGATGTCTGGGGGAACCCATTAAATGAAGGAATTCTAGGCATGCTTTTTAAAGCTGACCAGTCACCCATCAGCGACAATTTTACTTATGCCATTTCCTATTCATTTTCAGAAGATGGATACGTAAGTGATTCTGATGCAAACGAAATTAACTATGATGATCTTTTAAAATCCATGAAAGAGGATATATCAGAAGGAAATGAAGATCGAAAAAAAGAAGGATACCCTACTTTAGAATTGATTGGTTGGGCCAATAAACCTTTCTATGATGCAAACAGCAAAAAACTTCATTGGGCTAAAGAAATTAAATTCGAGGGTGAAGAAGTTAATACTTTAAATTATAATATTCGTATCCTTGGAAGAAAGGGAATACTTGAATTAAATGCAATTTCCGATATCCAAAAACTAAACCTCGTCCAAAAAGATATTCCAGCCATTATCGCATCCACTGAGTTTAACGATGGGGAAAAATATGCGGATTATTCACCAGGAGTTGATAAACTCGCAGCTTATGGAATTGGTGGACTGATTGCAGGAAAGGTATTAGCGAAAGCTGGTTTTTTTGCTTTGTTACTTAAATTTTGGAAAATCATCGCAATTGGTGCTGTAGCAGCCTTAGGTGTTCTGAAAAAATTATTCACCAAAAAAGCAGATAATTCTTCAGTCGAATAA
- a CDS encoding type I restriction endonuclease subunit R: protein MVDITKPIAESKNFIILDKYTREWQTQENYQSEADLERELIQDLHNQGYDFLPGLNTPEKMLTNVREQLQALNKMQFSDSEWIRFVDEYLDKPNDNNVDKTRKIHDNFIHDFVFDDGHIQNIYLLDKKNITRNQLQVIKQFEQTGSNANRYDVTILVNGLPLVQIELKKRGVAIREAFNQVHRYSKESFNSEHSLYKYLQLFVISNGTDSRYFANTTKRNKNSFDFTMNWAKADNSLIKDLKDFTATFFQKNTLLNVLINYSVFDASDTLLVMRPYQIAATERILWKIKSSNTAKDWSKPEGGGFIWHTTGSGKTLTSFKAARLATELPFIDKVFFVVDRKDLDYQTMKEYQRFAPDSVNGSDSTAGLKLNLDKDDNKIIVTTIQKLNHLMKSESDLAIYEKHVVFIFDECHRSQFGEAQKNLKKKFKKYYQFGFTGTPIFDLNAQGAETTIDVFGRELHSYVITDAIRDEKVLKFKVDYNDVRPQFKAIESEQDAVRLTAAENREALLHPDRIREISQYILNHFRQKTHRLLANSKGFNAMFAVSSIDAAKAYYETFQQLQKDKDKPLKVASIFSFAANEEQIAVGEISDESFEVSAMNSSAKEFLTSVIDDYNLLFKTNFRLDSNGFQNYYRDLAQRVIKQEVDLLIVVGMFLTGFDAPALNTLFVDKNLRYHGLLQAYSRTNRIYDATKTFGNIVTFRDLEDATKAAITLFGDKNTKNVVLEKSYKEYMEGFTDLVTGEARRGYKDVVADLQKHFPNPDAIEKESDKKAFVKLFGEYLRVEHILQNYDEFASLKALQNIDLEDQEAVESFKAKHYLNDEDIVKLQTIEIPPERKIQDYRSTYNDIRDWLRREKTSSEKEKSSIDWDDVVFEVDLLKSQEINLDYILELIFENNKKVKNKVTLIEDVRRVIRASIGNRAKESLLVDFINQTDLEKIGDKASIIEAFFAFAQEEQKREADDLIIAEKLNQEAAKRYILTSLKREYASDNGTELNAILPKMSPLNPDYLKIKQNVFQKISAFVEKFKGVGGQI from the coding sequence ATGGTTGATATTACTAAACCAATAGCAGAATCAAAAAATTTTATCATTCTGGATAAATACACCAGAGAATGGCAAACCCAAGAAAACTACCAGAGCGAAGCAGATCTGGAACGAGAACTCATTCAAGATCTGCATAATCAAGGTTATGATTTCCTTCCAGGGTTGAATACACCAGAGAAGATGCTTACCAATGTGCGCGAGCAGTTGCAAGCGTTAAATAAAATGCAGTTTTCCGATAGTGAGTGGATCCGCTTTGTCGATGAGTATTTGGATAAACCAAATGACAATAACGTGGATAAAACCCGCAAAATTCATGATAACTTCATTCATGACTTTGTGTTTGATGATGGTCATATTCAAAACATCTATCTACTGGATAAAAAAAATATCACACGCAATCAATTGCAGGTAATCAAACAATTTGAACAAACCGGATCCAATGCGAATCGGTATGATGTAACGATTCTGGTAAATGGATTGCCTTTAGTCCAAATCGAATTGAAAAAACGTGGTGTTGCCATCAGGGAAGCATTCAACCAGGTACATCGCTACAGCAAAGAAAGTTTTAACAGCGAACATTCATTATACAAGTATTTACAATTGTTTGTCATCTCAAATGGTACAGACAGCCGATACTTTGCCAATACTACAAAACGAAACAAGAACAGTTTTGATTTTACGATGAATTGGGCGAAAGCCGATAACAGCCTCATCAAAGACTTAAAGGATTTTACTGCTACTTTTTTTCAAAAAAACACCCTACTCAATGTGCTTATCAACTATTCGGTGTTTGACGCAAGTGATACTTTGCTTGTTATGCGTCCTTACCAAATTGCGGCCACAGAACGGATTTTGTGGAAGATTAAAAGTTCAAACACAGCCAAAGACTGGAGTAAACCCGAAGGTGGCGGTTTTATCTGGCATACCACAGGTTCTGGAAAAACTCTCACTAGTTTTAAAGCGGCAAGACTCGCAACAGAATTGCCTTTCATCGATAAGGTGTTCTTTGTGGTGGATCGAAAAGATTTGGATTACCAAACCATGAAAGAATACCAGCGGTTTGCTCCAGATAGTGTCAATGGCTCTGATAGTACGGCGGGATTAAAACTTAACCTCGACAAAGATGACAATAAAATCATAGTTACAACAATCCAAAAGTTGAATCACTTAATGAAAAGTGAATCCGACTTAGCTATTTATGAAAAACATGTGGTATTTATTTTTGATGAATGCCACCGCTCGCAGTTCGGCGAAGCACAGAAAAATTTAAAGAAAAAGTTTAAAAAGTATTATCAGTTTGGTTTTACCGGAACACCTATTTTTGACCTAAATGCCCAAGGCGCAGAGACCACCATCGACGTGTTTGGAAGGGAATTACATTCTTATGTAATCACCGATGCCATCCGTGATGAAAAAGTATTGAAGTTCAAAGTAGACTACAACGATGTGCGCCCGCAGTTTAAAGCAATTGAAAGCGAACAAGATGCTGTAAGACTTACAGCTGCCGAAAACAGAGAAGCCTTATTACACCCTGATCGCATACGGGAAATTTCTCAATATATACTAAACCACTTCCGCCAGAAAACCCATCGTTTATTAGCCAATTCTAAAGGCTTTAATGCTATGTTTGCTGTAAGTAGCATCGATGCTGCAAAAGCTTATTATGAAACCTTTCAACAATTACAAAAAGACAAAGATAAACCTCTGAAAGTAGCTTCAATCTTTTCTTTTGCCGCCAATGAAGAACAAATTGCAGTGGGTGAAATTTCTGATGAGAGTTTCGAAGTTTCCGCCATGAATAGTAGTGCCAAGGAATTCTTAACATCAGTAATAGATGATTACAATCTTCTGTTCAAAACAAATTTTAGATTAGATAGTAATGGGTTCCAAAATTATTATCGTGATCTTGCGCAACGAGTCATAAAGCAAGAAGTAGATTTACTGATAGTAGTTGGGATGTTCTTAACTGGTTTCGATGCTCCTGCTTTAAACACTTTATTTGTAGATAAGAATTTGCGTTACCACGGATTACTTCAAGCGTATTCACGCACCAATCGTATCTATGATGCGACCAAAACTTTTGGCAATATTGTTACCTTTCGAGATTTAGAAGATGCGACGAAAGCTGCCATCACTCTGTTTGGTGATAAAAATACTAAAAATGTCGTATTGGAAAAAAGTTATAAAGAATATATGGAAGGTTTCACCGATCTAGTTACTGGTGAAGCTCGACGTGGTTATAAAGATGTAGTAGCTGACCTGCAAAAGCACTTTCCAAATCCTGACGCAATTGAAAAAGAATCAGACAAAAAAGCTTTCGTAAAACTATTTGGCGAGTATTTACGAGTGGAGCATATCCTACAAAATTACGATGAATTCGCAAGCCTAAAGGCGTTACAAAACATCGATCTTGAAGACCAAGAAGCAGTTGAATCTTTTAAAGCAAAACATTATTTAAATGATGAAGATATAGTAAAATTGCAAACGATTGAAATTCCGCCTGAACGAAAAATTCAGGATTATCGTTCTACATACAATGACATTCGCGATTGGCTCCGTCGTGAAAAAACAAGTTCTGAAAAAGAAAAATCCTCTATTGATTGGGATGATGTAGTATTTGAAGTAGACCTTCTCAAATCACAAGAAATTAACTTAGATTATATTCTAGAATTGATTTTCGAAAATAACAAAAAGGTCAAAAACAAAGTAACTCTAATCGAAGATGTACGCCGTGTGATTCGTGCAAGCATCGGAAACCGTGCAAAAGAAAGTTTATTAGTTGATTTCATCAACCAGACTGATCTTGAAAAAATAGGTGATAAAGCTAGCATCATAGAAGCTTTTTTTGCATTTGCGCAAGAGGAACAAAAACGAGAAGCTGATGACTTAATAATAGCAGAGAAATTAAATCAAGAAGCGGCGAAACGATATATTCTTACTTCATTAAAGCGTGAATACGCAAGCGATAATGGTACAGAGTTAAACGCAATTTTACCAAAAATGAGTCCCTTAAACCCAGATTACCTCAAAATAAAACAAAATGTTTTTCAGAAAATATCAGCATTTGTTGAGAAGTTTAAAGGTGTCGGCGGACAAATATAA
- a CDS encoding RDD family protein — protein sequence MTTTPKPPTNNLISAAASMSDRYIAMIYDAIFFLLLIFVSAKIILFLNVDGRLAQYVFFVFLFLYDPLCVSFFRATPGHYIKGLRVVSTDAKNLNLFKSFIRYIAKITLGILSLITILGSKKQAVHDKLTSSYVVYKNKL from the coding sequence ATGACTACCACCCCAAAACCACCAACTAACAATCTTATTTCGGCCGCTGCATCCATGAGCGACAGATACATAGCAATGATTTATGATGCGATTTTTTTCCTGTTGCTTATCTTTGTTTCGGCAAAAATAATTTTATTCCTAAACGTAGATGGCCGCCTGGCCCAATACGTCTTCTTTGTTTTTCTCTTTTTATACGATCCTTTATGTGTAAGTTTTTTTCGGGCTACGCCTGGACATTATATCAAAGGTTTAAGAGTTGTTTCAACAGATGCCAAAAACTTAAATTTATTCAAAAGTTTCATTCGTTATATTGCCAAAATCACTTTGGGGATATTATCTTTAATCACAATATTAGGATCTAAAAAACAAGCTGTACATGATAAACTAACGTCTTCTTATGTGGTGTATAAAAATAAATTGTAA
- a CDS encoding GxxExxY protein: MNHENTLPQIDADSDQNDKETYSIIGAAMKVHRELGHGFLEAVYQEALAIEFSRQDIPYKREMHIPITYAGVKLQTHYQVDFLCYDYIIVELKALARLTGNEVAQVINYLKATKLQKGLLLNFGTSSLEYKRLVFKLGNSVQSADNLT, from the coding sequence ATGAATCATGAAAATACTCTTCCACAGATAGATGCGGATTCTGATCAGAACGATAAAGAGACCTATTCCATTATTGGAGCCGCAATGAAGGTTCACCGGGAATTAGGGCATGGATTTTTAGAAGCTGTATACCAAGAAGCACTTGCAATTGAGTTTTCCAGGCAAGACATTCCATACAAACGAGAGATGCATATTCCAATCACATATGCGGGCGTTAAACTACAAACCCATTATCAAGTTGATTTTTTATGTTATGATTATATTATAGTCGAACTCAAAGCTTTGGCTCGTCTAACGGGAAATGAAGTAGCGCAGGTTATTAATTATTTGAAAGCAACAAAACTACAAAAAGGTTTATTATTAAATTTTGGCACTTCAAGTTTAGAATATAAGCGCTTAGTGTTTAAGCTGGGTAATTCTGTGCAATCTGCGGATAACTTAACATGA
- a CDS encoding virulence RhuM family protein translates to MSKELQFLIYNTPKDDVKVNVVVHGETIWLTQKAMADLFGVQIPAINKHLKNIFDEGELAEEVVISKMETTTEHGAIKGKTQTKETNFYNLDAIISVGYRVNSAKATQFRIWATKTLKEFIQKGFVLDDERLKQGSNAFGKDYFRELLDRVRSIRASERRIWQQVTDIFAECSIDYTPNSQITKDFYAMVQNKFHFAIAGQTAAEIVFHKADRNAEHMGLTTWKNAPGGRILKSDVTTAKNYLSETEIKRLERTVSGYFDYIEDLIERENTFSMEDFANSINEFLAFRKYEILSDKGKISKQQADNKASLEYDAFNKTQKIVSDFDKAIKAIEKKGNQS, encoded by the coding sequence ATGAGTAAAGAACTTCAGTTTCTGATCTACAACACTCCCAAGGATGATGTTAAGGTCAATGTGGTGGTGCATGGCGAAACAATCTGGCTTACGCAAAAAGCAATGGCTGACTTGTTTGGTGTGCAAATCCCTGCCATCAATAAACATCTAAAAAATATCTTCGATGAAGGGGAACTTGCCGAGGAAGTGGTTATTTCCAAAATGGAAACAACCACTGAGCATGGGGCAATCAAAGGGAAAACCCAAACAAAAGAAACGAACTTCTATAATCTCGATGCCATTATCTCTGTTGGCTATCGTGTCAATTCTGCAAAGGCCACCCAGTTTCGAATTTGGGCGACCAAAACCTTAAAGGAATTCATCCAAAAAGGTTTTGTTCTGGATGATGAACGTCTCAAACAAGGTTCTAATGCTTTTGGTAAGGATTATTTCCGCGAACTCCTTGATCGTGTTCGTTCCATCCGAGCAAGCGAAAGGCGTATTTGGCAACAGGTGACTGATATTTTTGCAGAATGTTCTATCGATTACACACCTAACTCGCAAATCACGAAAGACTTCTATGCAATGGTGCAAAATAAATTCCATTTCGCCATCGCAGGCCAAACCGCCGCCGAAATTGTTTTTCATAAAGCAGACCGAAATGCAGAACATATGGGTCTCACGACCTGGAAAAACGCGCCTGGTGGACGTATTCTCAAATCGGATGTAACCACAGCAAAAAATTATCTCTCGGAAACAGAAATCAAACGCTTAGAGCGAACGGTTTCTGGTTACTTTGATTATATAGAAGATTTGATAGAAAGGGAAAACACTTTCTCAATGGAAGATTTTGCAAATAGTATCAATGAGTTTTTGGCCTTCCGAAAATATGAAATCTTGTCTGATAAAGGAAAAATTTCTAAACAACAAGCAGATAACAAAGCATCGCTGGAATACGATGCCTTTAACAAAACCCAAAAAATAGTTTCCGATTTTGACAAAGCAATCAAAGCCATCGAGAAGAAAGGAAACCAATCATGA
- a CDS encoding restriction endonuclease subunit S, whose translation MNQLRFIEKLLEGASVEWKPLGEIGELVRGNGLPKTDFTETGVPAIHYGQIYTYYKLSAKITKSFVSEETASKLKKINWGDVIITNTSENFEDVGKALVYLGDRQAVTGGHATIFKPNRHILGKYFCYFSQTIEFTNQKRKYAKGTKVIDVSANDLAKIAIPIPCPENPERSLQIQTEIVRILDAFTELTTELTTELTTELTLRKKQYQYHRDQLLSFEEGEVEWKTLGEVATVGTGNHDTQDAIEDGKYIFYARGRLPLTLNVYDFDETAIITAGDGAGVGKVFHYAQGKYALHQRAYRIVPNEAMEPRFVYHYIASCFYTYIQKTSVNSSVTSLRRPMFLNFQIPVPSLSEQRHIVEILDKFDALTASISEGLPREIELRQKQYEYYRDMLFNFPKPEGMA comes from the coding sequence ATGAATCAGTTGCGATTTATCGAAAAACTGCTGGAGGGTGCTTCGGTCGAATGGAAACCATTAGGGGAAATCGGTGAATTAGTTCGTGGTAATGGTCTCCCTAAAACTGATTTTACTGAAACTGGTGTTCCCGCTATTCATTATGGGCAGATTTATACTTATTACAAACTATCAGCAAAAATAACTAAATCATTTGTTTCAGAAGAAACCGCCAGTAAACTTAAAAAGATTAATTGGGGCGATGTTATAATTACAAATACTAGTGAAAACTTTGAGGATGTTGGAAAGGCTTTGGTATATCTTGGCGATCGACAAGCTGTTACAGGTGGGCACGCAACAATTTTTAAACCTAATCGCCATATTCTAGGGAAATATTTTTGTTACTTCTCTCAAACAATTGAATTCACTAATCAAAAAAGAAAATATGCAAAAGGGACAAAGGTTATCGATGTTTCAGCAAATGACCTAGCTAAAATCGCTATCCCCATCCCCTGTCCTGAAAACCCAGAACGATCGCTGCAGATCCAAACGGAAATCGTTCGTATTTTGGATGCCTTTACCGAGCTTACTACCGAGCTTACTACCGAGCTTACTACCGAGCTTACGTTGCGGAAAAAACAATATCAATACCATCGGGATCAGTTATTGAGTTTTGAAGAAGGGGAAGTGGAATGGAAGACGTTAGGGGAGGTGGCGACTGTTGGAACAGGTAATCATGACACACAAGATGCGATTGAAGATGGTAAATACATTTTTTATGCACGTGGTCGATTGCCTCTAACACTTAATGTGTATGATTTTGATGAAACTGCTATAATCACAGCTGGAGATGGTGCTGGAGTTGGAAAAGTATTTCATTATGCTCAAGGAAAATATGCACTACATCAACGAGCCTATCGTATAGTTCCAAACGAAGCTATGGAGCCGAGATTTGTGTATCACTATATTGCCTCATGTTTTTATACATACATCCAAAAAACATCGGTTAATTCTTCTGTAACCTCTCTTCGTAGGCCAATGTTTTTAAATTTTCAGATACCTGTCCCCTCCCTATCGGAACAAAGGCACATCGTTGAAATCCTTGATAAATTCGATGCCCTTACTGCTTCGATTAGCGAAGGTTTACCTCGAGAAATTGAACTCCGCCAAAAACAATATGAGTATTATCGTGATATGCTGTTCAATTTTCCGAAGCCAGAGGGTATGGCGTAA